The genomic stretch AAGAAAAAACGCTGACCGAAAAACTGCCTTATCTACTTGTTTTCGTCGGTTTTCTTGAATTATTTAAGCTAAAAGCAATAAAAGAGAGGTATAATCACTCACCTGTCCTCTCTGAGTGCTGATCGTGGTTGCCATATTGTGCGAAGTCAAGCAAATCTAATACAATATGACTCGCGTCTACACTGTATGTTGTTatgctcttcttcctctttaatGTTTACGGGTACAGAGCGGAACACACCGCCCTCTGCTGGTTAGAAATCTTATTGCTAGAAATTAAAAAAGTGACATAGGCTTCCAGTAAACAAggacaacaacacaaacaataaaaatgtgatgagaataaaaaatacacatatgtaGATACAAATAgacgaaaataaataaataaataaataaataaataaatagtatgtacagttgtgctataGATGATAGAATGGAATGGAATGAGATGCAGAGATTTACTAGGATGgagttaacaaataaatataggGATAATGCACATTGTTATTGAGTGATGAGGaaacatttaactgttcatgacgtatctgggggaagaaactgttcttgtgccTGGTTGTGCTGGTGTTTGGGGCTCTGTATCACTGGCCACATGGTAAAAGTTCAAGTTTCTGAGCCATTTTCTTCACTCTGGATATATCCAGTTCTTGAAGAGTGGGATGAGGAACGCCGAGAATCCTTGCGGCAGTCTGAAacgtttctcctgaagtccactatcatcttcGCCTTACCCGGTTCTTCCCCTTGctgtacacaaaagacaattagTTAGGTCTTTGAAACAAAAATTACTGGATTCATCTTAAAATCCCTGCCATCTGCATGTTTATCTGCACAATATTTCTTCATTTGAAGGCATGCTATTATATGTTCATGCTATTTTCCAACAAATGTTACATTTCCACATAATTTTACTGCATCCTTGGGATCCCTACCTTCCAGTCTCCTTTAAACTAAGGCATTAAAGGAATGTTTTTGCTGATCAACAAAGCAACTGGTGATCAATAAACTAGCTTCTAACTATCTAACTAACTAACGcacaacactgtgaacacccaACTGAGTGGTGTGGGTGATTTTTGACCTCAGTATGTTCTGTTGCAGACACGCCTGCATTTGTAGTACAGAGTTTGCCTACTGAGGTGTGTCTGAAGctcaaacagaacagaaattaAACTTTGGACTGAAAATGGAGAGATATGGAGTTTCTTTATGGGCCTCACATTCAGTCTCATGTTTAAAAGGAAtgatcatacagtacatcattcgATGATTCTGATAAATCCTAAAGAAAGATTTCTCTTTGCTTAATCTGACAGGTGAAGTCAAAGAGCTTAAAAGGCGTGTACAGGATCTCACTGTTAAAAATATTGACCAGGATAGTGCACTAAAACATTGGTTGTACCAGGGAACACattgcacaatgtactttataatacaatatattctgtttactttgtgtattttgtcttgtAGAGTTTTGTATTGTCCATTGTTGCACTTGGTGgccactttatgtggctaggacttaagtccttagctctgtggtgttttatttagctttatgacattttttgTTGCACtgtgatcctggagaaacgttgttttttgtttcactATGTTTACTGTGTGCGTGAGCTATATAtgcttaaaatgacaataaacgctTCTTGACTTGGATGTTCCTACAAAATTATACAAAAGGATGTAAGGACGGTTCAGGCGCTGGGTTCCTAATCAGAcggtcggggttcaaggccacaagctgctgagacatctacgttgggtccttgagcaaggcccttaacctcacctgctccaggggcgccacACGATGGCTGACCCTccgctctgaccccaggctcataatagcctgggatatgtgaaaacggggaagtcatggcctaatggttagagagtctgactcttaaccctaaggttgcGGGTTTGAGTCTCctgctggccacgactgaggtgcccttgagcaaggcatagAAGCTTACTTCTCAAGCTTGTGTCCCATTCAGACCTAAAAGCATCTTGTTTCCCACTGTGAATGAATAACATAATATCTTTAGCACTAGGGAATATTTTTGAGGTTGCACCATGCAGACAGACCCGAGGCTTTTTGTCTTCAGATcctttgtgtgcatgtgatcTGTCAGGAAAGTCCGGTTTGTTTTTTGCATAATGTGGTTACCTGCCTGCTGCCTGGGAGGAGTTTAAGTGTTAAAATCACCACTTCCTTgtgacacacagacatttgAAAGGTCTCATCGTTCAGTGAACAATCCAATAAGGTAgtaactctgtctctctctttctttctctctgtttctctctctctctctccgtctctcattattattattattattattattattattattattattattattatctcaaaCAGGTGTAATATCatcattaatgtgtgtttttctgtgtatctgtgggtttgtcaccacacacacacacacacacacacacacacacacacagagatacaacCTTCATACACAGCTCGTATGTTTAGTAATAACGTCTGTTGTGTTACTGCGCATGCTTCAAAACCAACCCATTAGTAATCCTATTAAACGCGTTTTTAGAAGGTTATCGCGTTCTTGTAAACGTTAACGACCGCATCTACATCACCGAGGTAAAGGTTTTAGCCTGTAGACAAACTTGTTGGCTTCACAAACTTGTCATGCGTTATGATTTTATATCAGGCGGACACGAAGCTACCTCAGGTCCTCGGGACCCCGGAAGTACACTGGAGTACTGACGCATGATGTTTATGTTTTAACTGGTTCACATCTTTGTGTGTAATGAAccaaaacaaatactttgttgtGACATTTAGCGTTGTTATGACTAACAAACTACACTTTATGACCCTTAAATTAATCCTGGGCTGTTCTCAGAGACTTGTGTGAGTTTGaccctgttctctctctctctctctctctctctctctctctctctctctctctctctctctctctctctctctctctctgtgtgtgtttctctctctctctgtgtgtttctctctctctctgtgtttctctctttgttctctcttctttctctctgtgtttctctctttgttctctcttctttctctctgtgtttctctctttctgtttctctctgttctttctatctgtttctctctctctgttctatCTTCTttctatctgtttctcttttctgtgtttctctctgtttctctctgttctttctcggtttctctctctcttctttctctctgtgtttctctctttctgtttctctctgttctttctATCTTCTttctatctgtttctctcttttctgtgtttctctctttctctctctgtttctctgtttcactATGAACAGGACGCAGCTGAAACGAACAAGGATTTTAAGGATGGCTCTGAGTAACTCTGATGCCACTGGACCGGATGGGAAAAACGAGCTGTTTCTCATGCGGGCGATAAAGATCACATTTGTAGTGGCTTTGTACTGGTTTGTGTCCATCACCATGGTTTTCCTCAACAACTACCTTCTGGACAGTAAAGATCTGGACGCCCCTCTGTTTGTCACGTTTTTCcagtgtgtggtgagtgttggACTCTGCTGCATCATGAGCTTGTTGTCCTCATTAAAGCCGGGATATGTGGAATTCCCCTCCATTAAAGTGGACATGAAGGTGTCTATGCAGATTTTACCCCTTTCTGTGGTGTTCATCGCCATGATCACCTTTAATAACTTGTGCCTGAAGCACGTCGGAGTCGCTTTCTACACAGTGGGCAGATCTCTGAGCACGGTGTTTAACGTCCTGCTCAGTTACATCATTCTCAAGCAGACCACGTCGCTATACGCGCTGATGTGTTGTGGCGTCATTTTGGgtaagtttacatttacacttacatcatttggcagactctcttttccagagcgacgtacaaaagtccTTAAGTCTCCATcgttggatacattaactctggttcgcgaataagtaggtcttcaaccgtcgtttCAAGacatccagtgactcagctgtccggacctctaggggaagttcattccaccatctgggtgccagaacagaaaagagtcttgtagtatatttacctcttaccctgagagatggtagaTCTGAGgaagtgatgagggctttgatgTGAGAGGGAGCTGGTTaattttttggctttgtaggcaaacatcagtgttttcaatctgatgcgtgcagctactggaaaccagtggagggatcgcagcagctgggtggtgtggagaacttaggcaggttggaaacaagtcatgcagctgcattttggatcatttgcagaggacaattGCGTTGATAAGTATTCCTGCcatcagtgtgttgcagtaGTCCAatcttgagatgacaagagactgagcagcctgtgtggacaagaTCATTTCCATGTGGAGACAAAGTCTACCCTGAGACCTGCCAGATGTGTTTATACTGTCATGTGCTTTATGATCCCAAAGTTATACTGCGGTCACACAAAGTGTGTGACGTTCTTTTTCATTAAGAGATGTGGGAGTGTCCGTTAACCTGTGGGCGTGGCCAGTGTGGCGAAAAATTGTCACACAGCGACTCGTTGCGTGAAAACAGTCGAGGGTGTAATCCGTGTTCaagagcacacactgcttctgCTTCACCTCGTATGATATGATGCAAATAAACACTAAGTTTTATAGACAAAGATTAATCTCACTCGACAAGAAAACTGTGAAGCAACTGGAATGCTGACCTTTAAAGGCGCATTAGGTTAGATTGATAGTATAGTAGGTGGGTTTGATTTTTGAATAATTTTCAAATGATTAAAAGTACAGATGAGGAGCTGATGGAGCTGGACTGACTAAAAcactaaagtgctgctgcactTAGTTAGAAATGAATTCTCATGTGTGTGACGCTGCTACAGATGACAGGAGTCACGTCAGTGTCAGAGACTGGACTCTTTATTTAGTTATTGTTCCACTGAAAGTAAGATGTACATGCAGAAAGTGTTATTCCCTGTGGGAGCTCTTCCTGTACCCTGTCTGATCAGAGGTTTTTTCCCTGCTTCAGTGAGAGTGTAAtgttatggtgtgtgttttttctcagGTGGATTTTGGCTCGGTGTGGATCAGGAAGACGCCGCTGGCTCTCTCTCCTGGACCGGGGTGATATTCGGGGTCCTAGCTAGTGcctttgtttctttaaatgCCATTTACACCAAGAAAGTGATGCCTGTGGTGGATGGAAGCATCTGGAAGCTGTCCTACTATAACAACCTGAACGCGTGTGTGCTCTTCATCCCTCTCATCCTTGCTTTCGGAGAGATTCCAAACGTCATTGAGTTCAGCCGTGCCTCCGACGTGCATTTCTGGGGCATGATGGTCCTCGGGGGTTTATTCGGCTTTGCCATTGGCTACGTGACGGGAATGCAGATTAAATTCACCAGTCCTCTGACGCATAACGTGTCTGGGACGGCGAAGGCATGCGCTCAGACCGTCATTGCTGTTGCGCTCGAGCACTCTCACAAGAGCATTCTGTGGTGGAGCAGCAACATGATGGTCCTGGGTGGATCGTTTGCCTACACCTGGGTCAAAGGACTGGAGATGAAGAAAGGTAGCACAGTTCAGGACACTCCAGCTACAGGAGAGAAACCTAAAGCTGACGCAGGTGTATGAAGAAtgaaaagggatttttttttttaatggtacaCTGGACTAAAGGACAGGTATAgaacaaatgaatataaattatttctgtataatatgacatatttttttttgataaGTTTTAAGCAGGtaaacatttgaataaaataaagggTCACTGTAAAGAATCGCTTTATACCCGTTACATTTTCTTCAGCGCACATCAACAACACGACTCTTAAACCTGGCGAGCTGAGATGACGCTTGAACACGTACCCACCACTGAATGATCCCGAGGCGTATAGAAATCACTAAGAAGGCTGTCAATCATGGCTTTCACCAGCCTGTGTGATCAAACTCTtggattttccttttttttttttcctagtaCATGTTAAAATTACACAAGTAAGTAAGGATTTGTACACATCATTCCATGATTGCTGGAACAAGTTCTTtacaaatgtttgattttgtgcAATCTTGTACAAATTATTTTAGCTTCATCTCCACACACTGATTTGTGATCTTACTTTTTGGATTTAAACTAAATCCCTTTTTAATAAGTGTATTATAACTGCACAACCGATGATGGTTTTTATAAACCCCTGAAGCCTTGACCAGCCTGGAAAAGAGCTAATTCAGCGGTTACATTTCAGAATATCACCATTTCTGCCTTACATTCCCAGTAAGACTACAGTGTTGAGTTTTTAGGGTATCGGATATTGTTTTGTGATTATACAGAAGTCTCTGGACAGTGAGAGGAAAAAATCCTCTGTGAATAAATCAAGACTAACTGGCAGCGAACTCGTACCAGCGCACTGTAATATCGGTGCACAAGGTGCTCGTATGTGTAAAGtacttattgtgtgtgtgatgtttgaattattttcctTATTTGGGTTTTCTCTGTATCACCTGCTCTGTATGTAGGGATATGATGTGGTTacgtgtgtatgtttacatgaatgacatttttcttttcgAATCACGTGTAAGGTAGATGCTGTGTTTGTTCCGTTATGAATGAAGACACTATTGGAAGAGATTCTGTAATTAAACATGAGTCCACAATTTGATGACGTTTATTGATTGCGTTTTTCGTTTATTATTCATCCCACATCCCGAAGCGTCTGGACCGCAGGGATGATTTCTCTGCTCCTCGGCTCATCTGATAGACATCATCTAATTAACAAGCCTGGACTTTGCCCGCTCCGCTCTCTGGCTTTGCCCCATGCCTTGATTCTGCCCCTGAAATATTGCAGTAGTGAGATGTTTCAGTGTAAGTGGGTGAGTTTAGAGGAGCAGGAAAAACATGAGTATGCAGCAGGGAGCTATTCCAGAGCCAGGTTTAAGTGTTTCAATTCAGAtgattctaaaaaaaacaaatgcacactTTAAACTACCTGGAATTAACAGGACTTGCAGGGGTGGAGATTTCTTTGAGATTTCTCTTCTCTCTAAGTGTGTAATTTGTTGGGTCTTATTGATAACTTGTAATAATGATCAGAATGTAACTTTCTCACTCCTGGGAAATTACCACAACCTTTTCAGTGAGGTTCTTCCCTCCTTCGAGACACTGTTGCAACGATCAATGATGTCTGTGATCAGATGTAGAggtatacatatacacacatcgGTTAAATTGCACTTGTCTTTATTTCACCTGTATTGGA from Tachysurus fulvidraco isolate hzauxx_2018 chromosome 2, HZAU_PFXX_2.0, whole genome shotgun sequence encodes the following:
- the slc35c1 gene encoding GDP-fucose transporter 1 isoform X2; protein product: MALSNSDATGPDGKNELFLMRAIKITFVVALYWFVSITMVFLNNYLLDSKDLDAPLFVTFFQCVVSVGLCCIMSLLSSLKPGYVEFPSIKVDMKVSMQILPLSVVFIAMITFNNLCLKHVGVAFYTVGRSLSTVFNVLLSYIILKQTTSLYALMCCGVILGGFWLGVDQEDAAGSLSWTGVIFGVLASAFVSLNAIYTKKVMPVVDGSIWKLSYYNNLNACVLFIPLILAFGEIPNVIEFSRASDVHFWGMMVLGGLFGFAIGYVTGMQIKFTSPLTHNVSGTAKACAQTVIAVALEHSHKSILWWSSNMMVLGGSFAYTWVKGLEMKKGSTVQDTPATGEKPKADAGV
- the slc35c1 gene encoding GDP-fucose transporter 1 isoform X1, with translation MRYDFISGGHEATSGPRDPGSTLETQLKRTRILRMALSNSDATGPDGKNELFLMRAIKITFVVALYWFVSITMVFLNNYLLDSKDLDAPLFVTFFQCVVSVGLCCIMSLLSSLKPGYVEFPSIKVDMKVSMQILPLSVVFIAMITFNNLCLKHVGVAFYTVGRSLSTVFNVLLSYIILKQTTSLYALMCCGVILGGFWLGVDQEDAAGSLSWTGVIFGVLASAFVSLNAIYTKKVMPVVDGSIWKLSYYNNLNACVLFIPLILAFGEIPNVIEFSRASDVHFWGMMVLGGLFGFAIGYVTGMQIKFTSPLTHNVSGTAKACAQTVIAVALEHSHKSILWWSSNMMVLGGSFAYTWVKGLEMKKGSTVQDTPATGEKPKADAGV